The Thalassomonas actiniarum genome contains the following window.
CGTCGCTGCTAACGGTGATTTTCCCCTGATGTTTTTCAATGATGGCAAAAGCAATGGACAGCCCGAGACCGGTGCCTTTACCGACGGGCTTGGTGGTAAAAAATGGATCAAAGATTTTTTTACAGGTTGCTTTTGACATGCCTTTGCCGTTATCGCAAATATCTATGGCAATAAAATCCTGGTGCTGAACTTGGGTTAAATAGGTTTTGATCAACAAGCAGCCGCCGCCTTCACAGGCATGGGCGGCGTTTAAGAACATATTGATCAAGACCTGGTGCATTTCACTGCTGTGGCAGGCGATTTTCGGCAGGGAGGCAAAATCCCGTTTGACCTCCAGGTGATATTTCAGCTCGTTCCAGACGACTTTCATCGACTCTTCAATGAGTTGATGTATGTCCTGCTGTTCTTTTTCCAGTTCGCCGCTATGACTGACCCGCCTGAGGTTGGTGACGATTTGACTGACCCGGTGCAGGCCTCCTGTCGTCTCTGCCAGCAACGACTGAATATCACTGAGGATAAAGTCAATGTCTTGTTCTTGCCTGAGTTGTTGATAAGACTGGCTTAACGGGTGGCCATCCAGGGAGGGCAGCTTGGACAAGACCAGGGCATCCAGACTGAGCAGGGACTGAATATAGTCTTTTAAGGTGGTCAGGTTGCTCAGAGAAAACCCTATCGGATTATTGATTTCATGGGCGACACCGGCCGCCAGCTGGCCAAGAGAAACCAGTTTTTCTGCCTGGATAAGTTGTCCTTGTGTGTTTTCCAGGGTTTTCAGGGTTTGCTCTAAAGTGGCACAGTTTTCATATAAACGGCGTGTTTTTTCGTCCAGCAGTTTTTCGGC
Protein-coding sequences here:
- a CDS encoding sensor histidine kinase — encoded protein: MSQTNPYKVAYERERQARILAEKLLDEKTRRLYENCATLEQTLKTLENTQGQLIQAEKLVSLGQLAAGVAHEINNPIGFSLSNLTTLKDYIQSLLSLDALVLSKLPSLDGHPLSQSYQQLRQEQDIDFILSDIQSLLAETTGGLHRVSQIVTNLRRVSHSGELEKEQQDIHQLIEESMKVVWNELKYHLEVKRDFASLPKIACHSSEMHQVLINMFLNAAHACEGGGCLLIKTYLTQVQHQDFIAIDICDNGKGMSKATCKKIFDPFFTTKPVGKGTGLGLSIAFAIIEKHQGKITVSSDEGKGTTFTICLPVAPPESNAPDTA